The genomic interval CCAGAAAGCTACAGACTTGACCTTTTGAGTGAACaggctttttttttttagattaaaCTCCCAACGTTCCTTCCATCTTTGGGTCAAATACTCTGTACACTTCATTCAAAATCACCTTCTAACGCGTCTTGTCTCCCTTCGTCAGAGGTGATTCGGACAAGGCTGCGAGAAGTGGGCAGCAAATATCAGTACTTCTTCCAGACGGCCCGGTTGGTGGCAGTGGAGGAGGGCTACGCTGCGTTTTACAGAGGACTCATTCCTCAGCTTATCAGACAGATCCCCAACACAGCCATCGTCCTCTCCACCTACGAACTCATTGTCCACCTGATGGGAGACTCCTCGCAATGATCAATGACAAGGTGTTTTGGTCCGGCCCATCGGATGGACGGGCAACATGATGTAGCTGTACCCCAAGGCACGTTGGCTAAGAAAGAGACTATCGTGCAATTGCAGAAGAAAGgaaacttgtttttttttgtgaacTGTTGGTTTCTCTTGAGGGAATTTGAAAGCAGGTTTTACTGTTATCCAAAGGACCTGAAACTGATTTTTaagcctgcatcccaaatagaaaactatcccctatccctatttagggcactacttttgaccagagccttataggttctagtcaaaagtagtgcactctgtaaggaatagggtgccatagtgttctggtctaaagtagtgcacttatatagggaatagggtgccatttgggactctggaaaaataatgttttattttAATGGGAAGCATGTTATGTTTATTAAGGTGTTCAGAATAATTCTACGCTCTCAAGAATTGTGGTACTTACGACAGGACAACTCTAGCCTGAGTCCCAGATGATCGGTTTGTGCTGTTATTATCAACTCCACTGCTGTCATTTTGAGTTGTAAAGTTGGCAAGacgacacaaacagatctgggaatcCGGCCAGGACAACTCCATGTCCCGAGAAGAACTTTAGTTTCCGTTTTGAATCATACGAGGTAAAGAGGTCACCGGAATTGGTGGGCCACTGTTAAGTTCAACTAAAtaattgtattgtatttgttaAATGCTGTTTCTCTGACGGCTTATCCATGTTGAATGTCCAACGTTCCACCACTTTCTTTGGCTACAGGGTATTTCATTACGGGCTATTTCATTACGGGCTATTTCATTACAGGCTATTTCATTACGGGTTATTTCATTACGGGTTATTTCATTACAGGCTATTTCATTACAGGCTATTTCATTACGGGCTATTTCATTACGGGTTATTTCATTACAGGCTATTTCATTACGGGTTATTTCATTACGGGCTATTTCATTACAGGTTATTTCATTACAGGCTATTTCATTACGGGTTATTTCATTACAGGCTATTTCATTACGGGCTATTTCATTACGGGTTATTTCATTACGGGCTATTTCATTACGGGCTATTTCATTACGGGCTATTTCATTACGGGTTATTTCATTACGGGCTATTTCATTACGGGCTATTTCATTACGGGCTATTTCATTACAGGCTATTTCATTACAGGCTATTTCATTACAGGCTATTTCATTACAGGCTATTTCATTACAGGCTATTTCATTACAGGCTATTTCATTACAGGCTATTTCATTACAGGTTATTTCATTACAGGCTATTTCATTACAGGCTATTTCATTACAGGTTATTTCATTATAGGTTATTTCATTACAGGCTATTTCATTACAGGTTATTTCATTACGGGCTATTTCATTACGGGCTATTTCATTACAGGTTATTTCATTACAGGCTATTTCATTACAGGCTATTTCATTACAGGCTATTTCATTACAGGCTATTTCATTACGGGTTATTTCATTACGGGCTATTTCATTACGGGCTATTTCATTACGGGCTATTTCATTACGGGCTATTTCATTACGGGCTATTTCATTACGGGCTATTTCATTACGGGCTATTTCATTACAGGCTATTTCATTACGGGCTATTTCATTACGGGTTATTTCATTACAGGCTATTTCATTACGGGTTATTTCATTACGGGCTATTTCATTACAGGTTATTTCATTACAGGCTATTTCATTACAGGCTATTTCATTACGGGTTATTTCATTACAGGCTATTTCATTACGGGCTATTTCATTACGGGTTATTTCATTACGGGCTATTTCATTACGGGCTATTTCATTACGGGCTATTTCATTACGGGTTATTTCATTACGGGCTATTTCATTACGGGCTATTTCATTACGGGCTATTTCATTACGGGCTATTTCATTACAGGCTATTTCATTACAGGCTATTTCATTACAGGCTATTTCATTACAGGCTATTTCATTACAGGCTATTTCATTACAGGCTATTTCATTATAGGCTATTTCATTACAGGCTATTTCATTACAGGTTATTTCATTACAGGCTATTTCATTACAGGCTATTTCATTACAGGTTATTTCATTATAGGCTATTTCATTACAGGCTATTTCATTACAGGTTATTTCATTACGGGCTATTTCATTACGGGCTATTTCATTACAGGTTATTTCATTACAGGCTATTTCATTACGGGCTATTTCATTACGGGCTATTTCATTACGGGCTATTTCATTACGGGCTATTTCATTACGGGCTATTTCATTACGGGCTATTTCATTACGGGCTATTTCATTACGGGCTATTTCATTACGGGCTATTTCATTACAGGCTATTTCATTACAGGCTATTTCATTACAGGCTATTTCATTACAGGCTATTTCATTACAGGCTATTTCATTACAGGCTATTTCATTACGGGCTATTTCATTACGGGCTATTTCATTACGGGTTATTTCATTACGGGCTATTTCATTACGGGCTATTTCATTACGGGCTATTTCATTACGGGCTATTTCATTACGGGCTATTTCATTACGGGCTATTTCATTACGGGCTATTTCATTACGGGCTATTTCATTACGGGCTATTTCATTACGGGCTATTTCATTACAGGCTATTTCATTACAGGCTATTTCATTACAGGCTATTTCATTACAGGCTATTTCATTATAGGCTATTTCATTATAGGCTATTTCATTACAGGCTATTTCATTACAGGTTATTTCATTACAGGCTATTTCATTACAGGCTATTTCATTACAGGTTATTTCATTATAGGCTATTTCATTACAGGCTATTTCATTATAGGCTATTTCATTATAGGCTATTTCATTACAGGCTATTTCATTACAGGTTATTTCATTACAGGCTATTTCATTACAGGCTATTTCATTACAGGCTATTTCATTACAGGCTATTTCATTACGGGCTATTTCATTACGGGCTATTTCATTACGGGCTATTTCATTACGGGCTATTTCATTACGGGCTATTTCATTACGGGCTATTTCATTACGGGCTATTTCATTACGGGCTATTTCATTACGGGCTATTTCATTACGGGCTATTTCATTACGGGCTATTTCATTACGGGTTATTTCATTACGGGCTATTTCATTACGGGCTATTTCATTATAGGCTATTTCATTACAGGTTATTTCATTACAGGTTATTTCATTACAGGCTATTTCATTACAGGCTATTTCATTGCattctccggagtgagaaacagtcacttaaccaactgagccacgaatagtcggcagaacccagaagatgaggcagacacagcagtacttgagacggtgtatttaatgaagtaaaaagtgaagttcttcaggaaaacatgtaactccacaacctcaaaaggaattccacaagaacaaaggtaatcctccaagacaaaaaaggtaaatccacaaggtggaaggaatagcacaaaaagcctcaaaagatactcagaaacaaacaaacaagaacaaaaaaacagaattccacaagagagtccaccgggatcaacaagagttctcagagtactagggctgggtgctaacatacaaacacagagcaaagaacagaggaaaacaaagggtttaaatacaatcaggggaaacgaggcacaggtgcaaataataatggggatcaagggaaaacaaaaggtcaaaaggcacaatgggcatctagtgaccaaaaaccggaacaaccctggccaaatcctgacaattTCATTACAGGCTATTTCATTACAGGCTATTTCATTACAGGTTATTTCATTACAGGCTATTTCATTACAGGCTATTTCATTTCACACTAATGATGGGAAAGAAGGTGGAGGCATAGCTAGAGTTGTTATTTTCCAGGcaaaagcgcacacacacactcatgataGTTTATTTATTCACTACCACACGGTGAAGTTTTGATTAGAATTATCGCTGAGTAATGCATCATATTTAACATGACGAATACAGGTTAATCTGTAATATTGTGTTTGTTAAAGAACATGGTCATCTTTTACAATATAACGACAACATGAATGCTTATTTGACCAGTGGCTCAATAAAATTGCATCAATAAGTGGTTTGGTTCATTTGTTTTTGAATGGTGTCATACTACAGTAACCTGGTTGGAAAATATAGACCTGTGGTGTTATGGATTTCACTTGGTGGTCTACAGTAAAAGATGGACTGGATTTTTTTGGTGTTATGGATTTCACTTGGTGGTCTACAGTAAAAGATGGACTGGATTTTTTTGGTGTTATGTATTTCACTTGGTGGTCTACAGTAAAAGATGGACTGGATTTTTTTGGCGTTATGGATTTCACTTGGTGGTCTACAGTAAAAGATGCTGAATGTCAACTGGATTTTCTCACTTCACAACTCCGTACCAAACTACACTTTACATGGTGGTTCAATCAAAAGTGAAAACCCTATGCAAAGACTGAGAAGgggatatatatagatatatatatctatatacgcCAAACTCTTATCAAATGTAGTTTGATCTGATTTACTAGAACATCCTCATAACAAGTTGCATCAACTTTGTTTGGAATGGACCGTGGACACTAGAATTCTGTGAACACTAGAATACTGTGGACACTAGAATTCTGTGAACACTAGAATACTGTGGACACTAGAATACCGTGGACACTAGAATACCGTGAACACTAGAATCCCGTCGACACTAGAATACTGTGAACACTAGAATACCGTGAACACTAGAATACCGTGGACACTAGAATACCGTGGACACTAGAATACCGTGAACACTAGAATACCGTGAACACTAGAATACCATGGGCACTACAATACTGTGAACACTAGAATCCCGTGAACACAAGAATACCATGAGCACTAGAATACGTGAACACTAGAATACCGTGAACACTAGAATACCGTGGACACTAGAATACCGGGAACAGTAGAATCCCGTGGACACTAGAATACTGTGAAGACTAGAATACTGTGGACACTGTAAAATACTGTGGACATTAGAATACTGTGAACATTAGAATATTGTGAACATTAAAATACTGTGGGAGCGGCCTCCCGTCACCACAGACCCAGGTTTGGTCCcagtctgtatcacaaccggccgtgaccgggagttgcatagggtggcgcacaattggcccagcttcgtctgGGTTTAGGGcagggtttggccgggtggcctttacttggctcattgcgctctagcggctccttgtggcgggccgggcacctaCAGGATGACCTCAGtcatcagttgaacggtgttttctctgacacattggtgcggctggcttcctggttaagcGGGCTGGTGATTAAAATTCACagtttggcaggtcatgtttcgcCTCTCCCGAACACGTTGGGGAGTTGAAGCGATGAGACGATCGCTATTGGTTATCACGAAAAGGGGggaaaatacaacaacaaaaatatatatatatacggtggAGACTAAAATACTCTAGACACGGTAAAATATGTGGACACGGTAAAATACTGTGGACACTGTAAAATACTGTGGACACTGTAAAATACGGTGGAGACTAAAATACTCTAGACACGGTAAAATACTGTGGACACTGTAAAATACTGTGGACACTGTAAAATACTGTGGACACTGTAAAATACGGTGGAGACTAAAATACTCTAGACACTAAAATACTGTGGACACTAAAATACTTTAGACACGGTAAAATACTGTGGACACTAAAATACTCTAGACACGGTAAAATACTGTGGACACTAATACTGTGGACACTGTAAAATACTGTGGACACTAAAATACTCTAGACACTGTAAAATACTGTGGACACTAATACTGTGGACACTGTAGAATACTGTGGACACAAGTACTGTGGACACTAATACTGTGGACACTGTAAAATACTGTGGACACAAATACTGTGGACACTAATACTGTGGACACTGCAGAATAATGTGGACACTAAAATACTGTGGACACTAATACTGTGGACACTGCAGAATAATGTGGACACTAAAATACTGTGGACACTTTAAATACAGTGGGTTGCAAACACTGTAAAGTCATTGTTGTGGATTTGAAAAACAATCCCATGTGTGTTTTGTATCCAAAGTGGAACATTTAATTGTGATTTCTATGTGTATTCATTGTCTATGTTAATAAAAGACAATATTAGTGCTTTACATATAATAGGTTCAAAATGTTAAAGATAAAACTAAATAATGATTTTCAAGGTATAATCAAACTCTTGTGTTTCTGGATGATACGttattcttttttttctttttttcgtGTTTCTACTGGTCACCTGTTGCTTTGGAAACCTGCAAATGCATAACCGTCCCCTAAAACAAaccaagaaaaaaaaaaaacacaaatgaaTACATTTTGACGAGGAAAATGTAATAAATTTCCTCATAAGAAAGAGTATTACCTCGTAAAACAAGttttagcatttcactgttgcaGTAATCCCACCGTGGATTGAACAGATGAGGAAATCTTGagggggaaaataaaaataaaaatatttaaggGATTAGGTTTCAGTGGCGAGGGAAACCCTGTTAAACGTGAACTTATCATGCACAGGACAAGTTGTTTATTATTGACTTACCTTTGTACTGTCGTTTCCTCTTTGGTGATGAAGCTAGAGTAAaccacagtaaaaaaaaaaaaatttagacAGCATTTAATTAACCGGTAGACTAATTCTATTCAAACTacttctgtggtccttctgtagctcagttggtagagcatggcgcttgtaacgccagggtagtgggttcgatccccgggaccacccatacgtagaatgtatgcacacatgactgtaagtcgctttggataaaagcgtctgctaaatggcatatattattattatatattatattattattatatattatattattattatatattatattattattatatattatattattattatatattatattattattatatattatattatattatattattattatatattatattattatgatatattatattattattatatattatattattattatattatacttcAAAAAAGTAGAAACATCTCCCCATCTTCTGGGCTCTTCATTTCTAGCCATCtttaatgttgttg from Oncorhynchus keta strain PuntledgeMale-10-30-2019 chromosome 27, Oket_V2, whole genome shotgun sequence carries:
- the LOC127912391 gene encoding uncharacterized PPE family protein PPE21-like isoform X7 yields the protein MSNVPPLSLATGYFITGYFITGYFITGYFITGYFITGYFITGYFITGYFITGYFITGYFITGYFITGYFITGYFITGYFITGYFITGYFITGYFITGYFITGYFITGYFITGYFITGYFITGYFITGYFITGYFITGYFITGYFITGYFITGYFITGYFITGYFITGYFITGYFITGYFITGYFITGYFITGYFIIGYFITGYFITGYFITGYFITGYFITGYFITGYFITGYFITGYFITGYFITGYFITGYFITGYFITGYFITGYFITGYFITGYFITGYFITGYFITGYFITGYFITGYFITGYFITGYFITGYFITGYFITGYFITGYFITGYFITGYFITGYFITGYFITGYFITGYFITGYFITGYFITGYFITGYFITGYFITGYFITGYFITGYFITGYFITGYFITGYFITGYFITGYFITGYFITGYFITGYFITGYFITGYFITGYFITGYFITGYFITGYFITGYFIIGYFIIGYFITGYFITGYFITGYFITGYFITGYFIIGYFITGYFIIGYFIIGYFITGYFITGYFITGYFITGYFITGYFITGYFITGYFITGYFITGYFITGYFITGYFITGYFITGYFITGYFITGYFITGYFITGYFITGYFITGYFITGYFIIGYFITGYFITGYFITGYFITGYFIAFSGVRNSHLTN
- the LOC127912391 gene encoding uncharacterized PPE family protein PPE21-like isoform X24, with product MSNVPPLSLATGYFITGYFITGYFITGYFITGYFITGYFITGYFITGYFITGYFITGYFITGYFITGYFITGYFITGYFITGYFITGYFITGYFITGYFITGYFITGYFITGYFITGYFITGYFITGYFITGYFITGYFITGYFITGYFITGYFITGYFITGYFITGYFITGYFITGYFIIGYFITGYFITGYFITGYFITGYFITGYFITGYFITGYFITGYFITGYFITGYFITGYFITGYFITGYFITGYFITGYFITGYFITGYFITGYFITGYFITGYFITGYFITGYFITGYFITGYFITGYFITGYFIIGYFIIGYFITGYFITGYFITGYFITGYFITGYFIIGYFITGYFIIGYFIIGYFITGYFITGYFITGYFITGYFITGYFITGYFITGYFITGYFITGYFITGYFITGYFITGYFITGYFITGYFITGYFITGYFITGYFITGYFITGYFITGYFIIGYFITGYFITGYFITGYFITGYFIAFSGVRNSHLTN
- the LOC127912391 gene encoding uncharacterized PPE family protein PPE21-like isoform X21, yielding MSNVPPLSLATGYFITGYFITGYFITGYFITGYFITGYFITGYFITGYFITGYFITGYFITGYFITGYFITGYFITGYFITGYFITGYFITGYFITGYFITGYFITGYFITGYFITGYFITGYFITGYFITGYFITGYFITGYFITGYFITGYFITGYFITGYFITGYFITGYFITGYFITGYFITGYFITGYFIIGYFITGYFITGYFITGYFITGYFITGYFITGYFITGYFITGYFITGYFITGYFITGYFITGYFITGYFITGYFITGYFITGYFITGYFITGYFITGYFITGYFITGYFITGYFITGYFITGYFITGYFITGYFITGYFITGYFITGYFITGYFITGYFITGYFITGYFITGYFITGYFITGYFITGYFITGYFITGYFIIGYFITGYFITGYFITGYFITGYFITGYFIIGYFITGYFITGYFITGYFITGYFITGYFITGYFITGYFITGYFITGYFITGYFITGYFITGYFITGYFITGYFITGYFITGYFITGYFITGYFITGYFITGYFITGYFIIGYFITGYFITGYFITGYFITGYFIAFSGVRNSHLTN
- the LOC127912391 gene encoding uncharacterized PPE family protein PPE21-like isoform X39; translated protein: MSNVPPLSLATGYFITGYFITGYFITGYFITGYFITGYFITGYFITGYFITGYFITGYFITGYFITGYFITGYFITGYFITGYFITGYFITGYFITGYFITGYFITGYFITGYFITGYFITGYFITGYFITGYFITGYFITGYFITGYFITGYFITGYFITGYFITGYFITGYFITGYFITGYFITGYFITGYFITGYFITGYFITGYFITGYFITGYFIIGYFIIGYFITGYFITGYFITGYFITGYFITGYFIIGYFITGYFIIGYFIIGYFITGYFITGYFITGYFITGYFITGYFITGYFITGYFITGYFITGYFITGYFITGYFITGYFITGYFITGYFITGYFITGYFITGYFITGYFITGYFITGYFIIGYFITGYFITGYFITGYFITGYFIAFSGVRNSHLTN
- the LOC127912391 gene encoding uncharacterized PPE family protein PPE21-like isoform X27, producing MSNVPPLSLATGYFITGYFITGYFITGYFITGYFITGYFITGYFITGYFITGYFITGYFITGYFITGYFITGYFITGYFITGYFITGYFITGYFITGYFITGYFITGYFITGYFITGYFITGYFITGYFITGYFITGYFITGYFITGYFITGYFITGYFITGYFITGYFITGYFITGYFITGYFITGYFITGYFIIGYFITGYFITGYFITGYFITGYFITGYFITGYFITGYFITGYFITGYFITGYFITGYFITGYFITGYFITGYFITGYFITGYFITGYFITGYFITGYFITGYFITGYFITGYFITGYFITGYFITGYFITGYFITGYFITGYFITGYFITGYFITGYFITGYFITGYFITGYFITGYFITGYFITGYFITGYFITGYFITGYFITGYFITGYFITGYFITGYFITGYFITGYFITGYFITGYFIIGYFITGYFITGYFITGYFITGYFIAFSGVRNSHLTN
- the LOC127912391 gene encoding uncharacterized PPE family protein PPE21-like isoform X22; this encodes MSNVPPLSLATGYFITGYFITGYFITGYFITGYFITGYFITGYFITGYFITGYFITGYFITGYFITGYFITGYFITGYFITGYFITGYFITGYFITGYFITGYFITGYFITGYFITGYFITGYFITGYFITGYFITGYFITGYFITGYFITGYFITGYFITGYFITGYFITGYFITGYFITGYFITGYFITGYFIIGYFITGYFITGYFITGYFITGYFITGYFITGYFITGYFITGYFITGYFITGYFITGYFITGYFITGYFITGYFITGYFITGYFITGYFITGYFITGYFITGYFITGYFITGYFITGYFITGYFITGYFITGYFITGYFITGYFITGYFITGYFITGYFITGYFITGYFITGYFITGYFITGYFITGYFITGYFITGYFIIGYFITGYFITGYFITGYFITGYFITGYFITGYFITGYFITGYFITGYFITGYFITGYFITGYFITGYFITGYFITGYFITGYFITGYFIIGYFITGYFITGYFITGYFITGYFIAFSGVRNSHLTN
- the LOC127912391 gene encoding uncharacterized PPE family protein PPE21-like isoform X43; its protein translation is MSNVPPLSLATGYFITGYFITGYFITGYFITGYFITGYFITGYFITGYFITGYFITGYFITGYFITGYFITGYFITGYFITGYFITGYFITGYFITGYFITGYFITGYFITGYFITGYFITGYFITGYFITGYFITGYFITGYFITGYFITGYFITGYFITGYFITGYFITGYFITGYFITGYFITGYFITGYFITGYFITGYFITGYFIIGYFIIGYFITGYFITGYFITGYFITGYFITGYFIIGYFITGYFIIGYFIIGYFITGYFITGYFITGYFITGYFITGYFITGYFITGYFITGYFITGYFITGYFITGYFITGYFITGYFITGYFITGYFITGYFITGYFITGYFITGYFITGYFIIGYFITGYFITGYFITGYFITGYFIAFSGVRNSHLTN
- the LOC127912391 gene encoding uncharacterized PPE family protein PPE21-like isoform X20, with translation MSNVPPLSLATGYFITGYFITGYFITGYFITGYFITGYFITGYFITGYFITGYFITGYFITGYFITGYFITGYFITGYFITGYFITGYFITGYFITGYFITGYFITGYFITGYFITGYFITGYFITGYFITGYFITGYFITGYFITGYFITGYFITGYFITGYFITGYFITGYFITGYFITGYFITGYFITGYFIIGYFITGYFITGYFITGYFITGYFITGYFITGYFITGYFITGYFITGYFITGYFITGYFITGYFITGYFITGYFITGYFITGYFITGYFITGYFITGYFITGYFITGYFITGYFITGYFITGYFITGYFITGYFITGYFITGYFITGYFITGYFITGYFITGYFITGYFITGYFITGYFITGYFITGYFITGYFITGYFIIGYFITGYFITGYFITGYFITGYFITGYFIIGYFITGYFITGYFITGYFITGYFITGYFITGYFITGYFITGYFITGYFITGYFITGYFITGYFITGYFITGYFITGYFITGYFITGYFITGYFITGYFITGYFITGYFITGYFITGYFIIGYFITGYFITGYFITGYFITGYFIAFSGVRNSHLTN
- the LOC127912391 gene encoding uncharacterized PPE family protein PPE21-like isoform X23, encoding MSNVPPLSLATGYFITGYFITGYFITGYFITGYFITGYFITGYFITGYFITGYFITGYFITGYFITGYFITGYFITGYFITGYFITGYFITGYFITGYFITGYFITGYFITGYFITGYFITGYFITGYFITGYFITGYFITGYFITGYFITGYFITGYFITGYFITGYFITGYFITGYFITGYFITGYFITGYFIIGYFITGYFITGYFITGYFITGYFITGYFITGYFITGYFITGYFITGYFITGYFITGYFITGYFITGYFITGYFITGYFITGYFITGYFITGYFITGYFITGYFITGYFITGYFITGYFITGYFITGYFITGYFIIGYFIIGYFITGYFITGYFITGYFITGYFITGYFIIGYFITGYFIIGYFIIGYFITGYFITGYFITGYFITGYFITGYFITGYFITGYFITGYFITGYFITGYFITGYFITGYFITGYFITGYFITGYFITGYFITGYFITGYFITGYFITGYFIIGYFITGYFITGYFITGYFITGYFIAFSGVRNSHLTN
- the LOC127912391 gene encoding uncharacterized PPE family protein PPE21-like isoform X45; translation: MSNVPPLSLATGYFITGYFITGYFITGYFITGYFITGYFITGYFITGYFITGYFITGYFITGYFITGYFITGYFITGYFITGYFITGYFITGYFITGYFITGYFITGYFITGYFITGYFITGYFITGYFITGYFITGYFITGYFITGYFITGYFITGYFITGYFITGYFITGYFITGYFITGYFITGYFITGYFITGYFITGYFIIGYFIIGYFITGYFITGYFITGYFITGYFITGYFIIGYFITGYFIIGYFIIGYFITGYFITGYFITGYFITGYFITGYFITGYFITGYFITGYFITGYFITGYFITGYFITGYFITGYFITGYFITGYFITGYFITGYFITGYFITGYFITGYFIIGYFITGYFITGYFITGYFITGYFIAFSGVRNSHLTN
- the LOC127912391 gene encoding uncharacterized PPE family protein PPE21-like isoform X26, which produces MSNVPPLSLATGYFITGYFITGYFITGYFITGYFITGYFITGYFITGYFITGYFITGYFITGYFITGYFITGYFITGYFITGYFITGYFITGYFITGYFITGYFITGYFITGYFITGYFITGYFITGYFITGYFITGYFITGYFITGYFITGYFITGYFITGYFITGYFITGYFITGYFITGYFITGYFITGYFIIGYFITGYFITGYFITGYFITGYFITGYFITGYFITGYFITGYFITGYFITGYFITGYFITGYFITGYFITGYFITGYFITGYFITGYFITGYFITGYFITGYFITGYFITGYFITGYFITGYFITGYFITGYFITGYFITGYFITGYFITGYFITGYFITGYFITGYFITGYFITGYFITGYFITGYFITGYFITGYFITGYFITGYFITGYFITGYFITGYFITGYFITGYFITGYFITGYFITGYFIIGYFITGYFITGYFITGYFITGYFIAFSGVRNSHLTN